In the genome of Actinomycetota bacterium, one region contains:
- a CDS encoding GNAT family N-acetyltransferase, producing the protein MKTSVRSAEVSDSDEIRSVYIESWRAGYQGLLPPEELEIQAAQRFEFDWRRAIHSADEGVVLVAEQEDRIVGVMQVEADPKTAGRLPWIHMLYVVPAAWGSGAAQALVERAADLARIAGHDSIWLRMLEPQARARRFYEREGWRLDQPKGPASNGLFPLLYFRRGLAQ; encoded by the coding sequence GTGAAGACAAGCGTTCGCTCAGCGGAGGTTTCAGACTCCGATGAGATCCGATCCGTCTACATTGAGTCGTGGCGTGCCGGTTACCAGGGACTCCTTCCCCCCGAGGAACTGGAGATCCAAGCGGCTCAACGTTTTGAATTCGACTGGCGCCGGGCAATCCACTCGGCGGATGAGGGTGTCGTATTGGTCGCCGAGCAAGAAGATCGCATCGTCGGAGTTATGCAGGTCGAGGCCGATCCGAAGACGGCCGGCCGACTTCCCTGGATCCACATGTTGTACGTGGTTCCAGCCGCGTGGGGTTCAGGTGCTGCCCAAGCTCTGGTGGAAAGAGCGGCGGATCTGGCGCGCATCGCGGGTCACGATTCCATCTGGCTGCGCATGCTGGAGCCACAAGCACGCGCGCGCCGTTTCTACGAGCGCGAAGGGTGGCGGCTCGACCAACCGAAGGGGCCCGCGTCCAACGGGCTGTTTCCGCTCCTTTACTTTCGCCGGGGATTGGCACAATGA
- a CDS encoding HAD-IA family hydrolase, with translation MMAPSTEEPLAVVFDLWFTLISPLDHAEPGFHSVRAIPSALGLDPVLFREYWETSAPVRIRQPRLLSDCLAEFFAHVGRDVTDDDLARFDAVWHPFDRALSSPRVEVTETLSALAAGGLRLGLLSNAHEREIRMWPGSPLARHFTATSFSCHSGHAKPEAEAYRHVLDQLGVPANAAVFVGDGDSGELVAARAAGFGLTIFMRGFRAEQGVDKEEVEARARQADAIIDRIEDLFPLLRDRGGS, from the coding sequence ATGATGGCGCCATCCACGGAGGAACCTCTCGCGGTTGTCTTCGATCTCTGGTTCACGCTTATCAGTCCATTGGATCATGCGGAGCCCGGCTTTCACTCCGTTCGCGCGATTCCCAGCGCGCTTGGTCTTGATCCCGTCCTCTTCCGCGAGTACTGGGAGACAAGTGCTCCAGTTCGGATCCGGCAGCCGCGATTGTTGTCGGATTGCCTCGCCGAGTTCTTCGCGCATGTAGGTCGAGATGTGACGGACGATGATCTTGCGCGCTTCGACGCGGTTTGGCATCCATTCGATCGCGCCCTTTCATCTCCGCGGGTTGAGGTGACTGAGACACTTAGTGCGCTTGCGGCCGGTGGACTTCGGCTGGGGCTTCTTTCGAACGCACACGAGCGCGAAATCCGGATGTGGCCAGGCTCGCCGTTGGCCCGGCACTTCACTGCCACCAGCTTTTCATGTCACAGCGGTCACGCGAAGCCCGAAGCCGAAGCCTACCGGCACGTCCTCGATCAACTGGGCGTACCAGCCAACGCGGCGGTCTTCGTTGGTGACGGCGACTCCGGCGAACTTGTCGCCGCCCGCGCAGCGGGTTTCGGTCTGACGATCTTCATGCGCGGCTTCCGCGCCGAGCAGGGCGTGGACAAAGAAGAAGTGGAAGCACGGGCGCGACAAGCGGACGCAATCATTGATCGCATCGAGGATCTGTTTCCGCTTCTACGAGACCGGGGTGGGTCGTGA
- a CDS encoding addiction module protein encodes MNAIPVDEIMRLPVDERLRLAEDIWDSLRAAPDLLPLTDAQRVELDRRLELYRSDLDQGDDIDDVIGRIRRQK; translated from the coding sequence ATGAACGCGATTCCGGTCGACGAGATCATGAGGCTGCCCGTCGATGAGCGCCTACGGCTTGCTGAAGACATCTGGGATAGTTTGCGCGCCGCCCCGGATCTGCTTCCGCTGACGGACGCGCAGCGGGTCGAGCTTGATCGCCGTCTCGAGTTGTACCGCTCGGATCTGGATCAGGGCGACGACATCGATGACGTGATCGGCCGTATCCGACGTCAGAAGTGA
- a CDS encoding PDDEXK nuclease domain-containing protein, with protein MAHSKKPAKPLAVGAAGRVSRGRTHPGGASFPAAPPRAGLPRGYAKTLGEIKRRIREERLRVVLAANAAMVLLYWDIGRVILDRQESEGWGAKVIDRLAADLRGAFPDMRGFSPRNLKYMRAFAAAWPDREIVQEALAQVPWYHHIALMEKCRTPEERLWYARQSAEQGWSHNILSLQIDGRAHARAGKALTNFKATLPPVDSDLAAQAFKDPYLFDFLGTADPRREREVEQSLVDHIQRFLLELGSGFAFVGRQVHLEFASRDYYLDLLFYHLKLRCYVVIELKAVPFDPGFTGQLNMYLSAVDDLLRHQDDKPTIGLLLCRAKDRFIVEYALRDLRKPIGVAGWETTLVEKLPKELKGSLPSVEEIEAELAPKRRKR; from the coding sequence ATGGCTCATAGCAAGAAGCCAGCGAAGCCGCTTGCAGTCGGGGCGGCTGGGCGTGTCTCGCGCGGACGCACTCACCCGGGTGGGGCCTCGTTTCCCGCGGCGCCGCCGCGCGCCGGGCTGCCGCGCGGGTACGCGAAGACGCTCGGGGAGATCAAGCGGCGCATACGGGAAGAACGGCTGCGCGTCGTCTTGGCCGCCAACGCGGCGATGGTTCTCCTGTATTGGGACATCGGCCGCGTGATCCTCGACCGACAGGAAAGCGAAGGCTGGGGCGCGAAGGTCATCGACCGACTGGCGGCGGACTTGCGCGGGGCGTTCCCGGACATGAGGGGATTCTCACCGCGCAACCTCAAGTACATGCGGGCGTTCGCAGCGGCGTGGCCCGACCGGGAAATTGTGCAAGAGGCTCTTGCACAAGTCCCTTGGTATCACCACATCGCTCTGATGGAGAAGTGCCGGACACCGGAGGAACGTCTCTGGTACGCCCGCCAGAGCGCGGAGCAGGGCTGGTCCCACAACATTCTCTCGCTCCAGATCGACGGCCGTGCCCATGCGCGAGCCGGCAAGGCCCTCACCAACTTCAAGGCCACGCTGCCGCCCGTCGATTCCGACCTGGCAGCGCAGGCCTTCAAGGACCCGTATCTCTTCGACTTTCTCGGCACTGCCGACCCTCGCCGCGAGCGTGAGGTCGAACAGTCGCTGGTCGATCACATCCAGCGATTTCTGCTGGAGCTCGGCAGCGGTTTCGCCTTCGTCGGCCGCCAGGTCCACCTCGAGTTCGCGAGCCGTGACTACTACCTCGATCTGCTCTTCTATCACCTGAAGCTTCGCTGCTACGTCGTCATCGAGTTGAAGGCGGTGCCCTTCGACCCGGGCTTTACGGGACAGTTGAACATGTACCTGTCGGCGGTGGACGACCTGCTGCGCCACCAGGACGACAAGCCGACGATCGGGCTGCTGCTGTGCCGCGCGAAGGACCGGTTCATCGTCGAGTACGCCTTGCGCGATCTGCGCAAGCCCATCGGCGTTGCCGGTTGGGAGACCACCCTGGTCGAGAAACTGCCGAAAGAGCTGAAGGGCAGCCTGCCGTCGGTGGAAGAGATCGAGGCGGAACTGGCGCCGAAGCGGAGGAAGCGATGA